The nucleotide window CTCCTTGAGGGCCCTTGCAACCTCTTCCGCGTTCTCCTTGAGGTAGGCGGTGATCTTCGGCACGAGCTTGCCGTAGCGCGGCCCAACCGTCCTGAAGTTGGGCTTTATCTCAATGATGCGCTCCTCGAGTTCCGGCTCGCCCTGGATTATCTCCAGCCTCTCGATGTTCATGGTTCCGGCGATGTCCTTTTCGATGGCCTTCAGGGCCTCATAGGAGTCGGTGGCGTAGATGGCCACGTGTCTGAGCTTGGCGTTCAGAGCGAGGCCGTGACTGTTCTTGTAGCGCCTCATGACACCGACTATCTCCCTGGCCAGCTCTCCGAGCTTCTCAGCCTCCTCGCTTATCCTGCCCTCGTCATACTTCGGCCACTCAAGGAGGTGCACGCTCTTGGCACCGATGTGCCTCTTGAACATCTCCTGGTAGAGTTCCTCGGTTATGTGCGGGGCTAACGGAGCGAGGAGGAGCATCACGTTGTAGAGCAGCTCGTAGAGTGCCGCTTTCGCCTTCAGCTTGCTCTCCTCGTTGTCGCCGTAGAGGCGGTACTTGATCATCTCGATGTAATCGTCGGCCACCTCATGCCAGACGAAGGTCATCAGCTCTCTGGTGAGCAGGTTGAAGCGGTAGCGCTCCATCTCCTCGGTGGCGAACTTTATCAGCCTGTGGAGCCTGCTGAGTATCCAGCGGTCGATCGGCTCAAGCTCTTCCGGAGCTTTGGCGGGGTCAAAGCCTTCAAGGTGCCTCTCGGCGAAGCGGTAGATGTTCCAGACCTTCTGGAGGAAGCGGTAGTTGTAATCCACCGTCTCCCACTTGAACGGGTGGTCTTCGCCGGGCGGTGCCAGGGCCGTCCAGAGGCGGAGCGCATCGGCGCCGTACTTCGGTATGACCTCGTCCGGTGCAACCACGTTGCCGTAGCTCTTGCTCATCTTTCTGCCGTCCGGGCCGGCGACCATTCCGTTGATGAGGACATCATTCCAAGGTTTCTCGCCGGTTAGCTTATAGGTTCTGAATATCGTGTAGAATGCCCACGTCCTTATGATGTCCGTTCCCTGCGGCCTGAGCGCGGTCGGGAAGTTGTGCTCGAACCAGCGCTTGGCCTCTTCGTCGCCCTTCATGGCCTCGTGCCACCGGGTTATGATGAGCGGGGTTATGCTTGAGTCTATCCAGCAGTCGAGGACGTCAGTTACGGGCTCAAGCTCTGCACCGCAGACCGGGCACTTCTCAACTGGAGGTTTGTCGAAGCGCGGATCAACCGGAAGGTCTTCTTCCCTCGCCGGAACCACGTGGCCGTTCTTGCAGACCCAGAACGGGAGCGTCGTTCCAAAGACCCTCTGTCTGCTGATGACCCAGTCCCAGTCCATACTCTCGGCCCAGTCCTTCAGGCGGAGGAACATATCGCTTGGATACCAGTTTATCTCCTCGGCGACCTTCACTATCTCGTCCGTGAAGTCCTTCACCTTGATGAACCACTGGGTCTTGGGGAGCAGCTCGATGGGTGCCATGCAGGAGCTCCTCTCGGTGTGCCTCAGCACGCGGTGGTGGACCTTCTTCTTGTCGTAGAGCAGACCCATCTTTTCGAGGTCTTCGGCGATTTTCTTTCTGACCTCTTCCGTCTTAAGGCCGGCATAGGGGCCGGCGTTTTCGTTCATCGTGCCGTCCTCGTTGATTGCTATGATAACCGGCAGGTTGTAGCGCTTCTGCCAGACGACGTCCTGCTCGTCGCCGTAGGTACAGTTGTAGACCGCACCGGTTCCAAATTCGGGGTCAACGTCCCCATCGGCTATAACAGGCACTTCCCTCTCGAATATCGGGAGCTTTACCTTCTTGCCGACTACATCTTTATAGCGCTCGTCCTCCGGGTGGACGAAGACAGCAACACAGGCCGGCATCAGCTCGGGCCTCGTGGTTGCTATTGGCACATAGCCGCTTCCATCCGCCAGCGGGAGCTTGATGTAGTAGAGGTAACCGTCCTCCTCAACATAGCCGACTTCAGCCTTAGCCAGACTCGTCCTGCAGCGCGGACACCAGTAGACCGGGTGCTTGTCGCGGTAGAGCATGCCCTTCTCGTAGAACTCAAGGAGGGACTTCTGAACGGCAGCCTTGTACCAGTCATCCATCGTGTGGTACTCCAGATCCCAGTCAGCGGAATAGCCTATCCTGATGAACTGGTTTCTCATCGCCTCGATGGCCTGCCAGGTCCACTCGACGCACTTCTGGAGGAACTTCTCTGGCTGATCTTTGCTGATTCCGAACTCCTTTTCAACCTTCAGCTCGGTCGGGAGGCCGTGGTTGTCAAAGCCCTGGGGGAAGAGCACGTTGTAGCCGGTCATTCTCTTGTAGCGCGCTATGATATCAATCCAGGTGTGGCTGAGCACGTGACCAAGGTGGAGCGTTCCGCTTGTGAACGGGGGCGGAGTGTCTATCGCATAGCTCGGCCTCTTCTCGTCGAGCTCGTACTTGTAGATTTTCTCATCAAGCCAGAACTTCTGCCACTTCGGCTCAATCTCGTTCGGGTCGTAGGTCTTGGGAAGCATAGGCATCACCCTTTCTGTTTTTTGAAGATGGGTTACCCTCAGAAGGGCGGCTTAAAAATCTTAGCAACGCCGGTGGTGCCGGAGTAAGGACTAACCAAGAAGCGCGGAACGCATGAAATTCATGGGTCGAAATCGGCGTTACGGTGGACGATAGGCACCACCAGGGTATAGAAATGAGCCAGGGGTTTAAAAAGTTTTGGCTACTTAACCGCCACCAGCCAGTACCTTCTGTCGTTGGGCCTCAGCTCGTGTCCATCTCCGTAGATTTTGACCTTTCTGAAGTGCTTCCCCGCCAAAAGCCTCATCTCCCTCGGAGTGTAGATGTTGAGCTCATCGTCCACCATGAAGGCCCTAACGCTCCCGTCGGGCTTAACTATTTGAACCAGCCTCTTGAAGCGGAGCTTTTGAAAAGCAGGCTCGACCTCGCGCCAGTCGGTTATGATTAACCGCTCATCGCCCTTCCGCTCGTCCCATACTACCGGAGAGCTTCCGCCATAGTGCCAGCACGGGAAGTCGGCGATGAAAAGCCCGCCCGGTTTCAGGCCTCGTTTTACAGAATTGAATAATTCATGAATTGTGGAATCATCGAAGTAGGTAATTGAGGAGAAAAACATCGTTATCGCGTCGAACTCTTCCTCAAAATCACTCTCAAGCGCGTCCCCCTGAATGAACTCGACGCTAAGCCCTTCCCTTTCGGCCTTTCTTCTCGCGACGGTCAGCATCTCTTCGTGGAGGTCGAGACCGACCACGTTATAACCGCGCCTCGCCAGTTCGAGCGTCGGGATTCCGGTTCCGCAGGCGAGGTCGAGGATTTTCTTTACCTCCCGTTCAGCCTCTTTCCTGAAGAGCTCCTCCATAAAGTCAATCTCATCTCTAACCCGCTCGGCCCTTCGACGGTAGATGGTATCGTAATACTCCGCCAGAACTGTGTAGAGCTCGTGCATCGCACCACCAAAAATGAATGTAGGTTCAGGTTTAAAATTCTACCTCCAACTCTCGGAAGGCCTCAATCAGTTTATCGTTCTCTTCTGACCTTCTGACCGAAAAGCGAACGAACTCTGGTAAGCCAAAGCTCTCACAGTTCCTTACGAGGATCCCCCTCTCTTTCAGCCGTTCGACGGTTACCCCTGCATTGCCGACGTTTTTTATGAAGAAGTTGGCGTCACTCTTAACGCCCAGCTCCCGCTCAATCCTCTCCTTCTCCCGCCAGATTAGGGGCATGGTCTTTCTTAAGTGTTCGAAGCCGTCTTTGAGGAGAAACTCAAGGAAGGCAACCCCCGTCGAGCCTATGCCCCAGGGCATTCTGACGCTCCCGAAGGCCTCTTTAAAACCAAGGACGTAGCCCACCCTTATTCCGGGCAGACCGTAGCTCTTGGTGAAGGTTCTGAGTTTTACAACGTTCTCTCCTTCGGGACTTTCCGGCTTTTCAACGAAGTCTATGAAGGCCTCGTCGAGAACGAGGAGGGCTTTTCTATCCTCCACAGCGTCGAGAAGGGGTCTAAGCTCTCTGACGCGGTAGAATCTTCCGTCGGGATTGTTGGGGTTGCAGAAAAATACAACGGAGTTTCTCTCGACGAGTTCCGCGAGTTTCTCAGGCTCGTTCGGGCCTTTGATGACCTCTGCTCCAAAAATTCTCGCCACTCTCTCGTACTCGCCGTAGGTGTGACGCGGGATTACGACCTTTCTCCCGCGGAGCGTGAGGATGCCGAGGAGGTAGAGCGCCTCGGTGATTCCAGCCGTTACGGTAAGGGGTTCACCGAGGAGCTCTCCTAATCCCTCCTCAAGCCCCGCGTAGTAGGGATAGCGGTTGCTTATCCCCCTGGCACGCTCGAACATCTCGTCGAGCCACTCCGGTGGATAATGGTTTAGTGATGCCGAGAAGTCCAGCAAACCTTCTTCCCTGGCACCGCCGTGGTATGTCGAGAACCTCACGGGCTCAAGCATGGAACCACCCCCGTTGCAAGGAGTAGGGCTATGGTAATTACCCATTCCGAAACGACCAACCAGTAAACCCTCAAAGCACGCACTATGTCTTCGTTCCCCGGTTCCCTCCCCGGGAACCGGTAAACGCCCGGCTTCTCAAGCCAGACACCGAGAACTGCACTCATGGCAGCCATCGGCTTGTCGGAGTTGAGTTTAAAGCGCGCAAGGCGGTAATACTTCAAAACCCTCCTTCCACCAAGGAGGATGTAGAGGAGAACCGTCAAGCGGGCCGGGATGAAGTTGAGGAGGTCATCCAACCTGGCGGAAAACTTTCCAAAATATTCATAGCGCTCGTTCCGATAACCTAGCATCGCATCGAGCGTGTTCACCGCACGGTAGAGCAGAGCTCCCGGAAGGCCAAAGAGGAGGAAGTAGAGCAGCGGGGCGATTACTGAGTCGTTGAGGTTCTCGGCGAGGCTTTCTATCGCTGCAGAGTTGAGGTGGGCCTCGTTGAGGGCTCTGGTGTCTCTGCTCACTATCATCGAGACGGCCTTCCGCTTCTCCCCGATGTCCCCAGTTATCGTCCTCACGACGTGCTCATGAAGGCTTCTTATCGCAAAGGAGCTCTTGAGGAGGTAAACCGCAAGGGCGTAGCCCAGCGGGGAGGGGAGGTAAGGAGGAATAAGCGAGAGAGCTAAGGCGAAGATGACAACGATGAGGGCAACCAGTGTTCCGGCGATAAAATCGGGGAGAGGGCTTTTTCTTTTCCACCTTTTGTCAAGAAAGCCCGCCATCTTTCCGAACCACACCACGGGATGAGCTAGTGCTGGCGGTTCCCCAAGGAGTAGGTCCCATAGCAAAGCCAGAAGAAAAACCGTCAGAACCTCCATTCTCCGAAAACCTCCCCTATGGCAGAATACTCCTCCAGCATCTCCTCGTTCGGCTCTCTGATCCCCCTCCTCACGTACCATGCCGGATGTTTGAGGTACCTGAACTCAAAGCCGAGCCGTTTCAGGGCCTTCTCTGCGGTTCTGCCGATGGCGAAAATTGATTTAGGCCTCAAAATTTCAAGCTCCTTCTCCAAGAGTTCGAGCTCCCCTTTGCCAAAACCCTTCAGCTTATTGCCCGGAGGGTTGCACTTCACGACGTTGGTTATGTAGACAAAGTCCGGGTTGATACCCAGAGTGAAGAGCGTCTTCCTCAGCAGCATTCCCGATGCGTCGCGGTAGAAGCATATCCCGGTCTTTCCACAGCCCTTCCTTCCCGGTGCCTCTCCAACGAGGGCAACCCCCGAGCCGGGCCAGCCGTTGGCGAAGGGAAGGCCTTCAAACTCGCCCACCCTGAGCTGATAGCGGTGGTATTCCTCGCGGCAGAACCTCAGGGGGTCTTTGAGAAGCTCCTGGTAGAGGCCTCCCAGCTCCCGGGCTGTTCTTTCGTCTTCCCTGTTCACGACGAGGAAACGCTCACCGGGGTTGTATATCGTTCTCGCGTAGACCCCGTAGGTCTTCTCGTCCAAGCTCAGGAAATCCCTCCAGTCGCGGAGGGCTAACGGAATTACTTTAAGATTGGCGGGGTTTGTGTAGACCCCACCGACCTTTTTGAGGTTCTCAAACGGCAGGAGCATAATGGATAAAAAGTCCAGAGGGTTTATAGGTTTGGTGGTTCGATGTCTCACGAAGAGGGAATTGCATTCTTTTCCGGTGGAAAGGACGGGCTTTACGCAGTCCATCTTGCGGAGAGAAAAGGGATTAAAATCCCCTATCTGCTCACGCTGAAAACCACAATAGGCCTCTCACCCCACAGGGAAAATCTCGGAGCTTTAGAAACACTCGCCGGAGCAATAGGGAAAAAACTGCTCACTTTTGACATGGCAAAGGGAAGCGATGCTTTGGCGGAGTTTATAGGCTCTCTCGGCGTGGATTACATCATAGCGGGAGACGTTCTGCTTGAGGATCACCTGAGATGGGTTGAGCGTCTCGCCCGTAAGGCCGGTGTGACTCCATTTGAACCCCTCTGGGAACGGGACACGGAGGAGCTCGCCGTTGAAATGCTTGAGGCTGGCTTTGAATACGCGATGATCGCGGTCAACAAGGAGAAGCTCGACAGAGCGTGGCTTGGCTACACCTTCCGCTCGGTTAGGGATTTAGAGCTTTTCCTCGATTCAAATCCCAGTGTTGACCCGATCGGAGAGATGGGAGAGTTCCACACGGTCGTTTTGAGAGCTCCTCTCTTCCAGGA belongs to Thermococcus camini and includes:
- a CDS encoding valine--tRNA ligase → MLPKTYDPNEIEPKWQKFWLDEKIYKYELDEKRPSYAIDTPPPFTSGTLHLGHVLSHTWIDIIARYKRMTGYNVLFPQGFDNHGLPTELKVEKEFGISKDQPEKFLQKCVEWTWQAIEAMRNQFIRIGYSADWDLEYHTMDDWYKAAVQKSLLEFYEKGMLYRDKHPVYWCPRCRTSLAKAEVGYVEEDGYLYYIKLPLADGSGYVPIATTRPELMPACVAVFVHPEDERYKDVVGKKVKLPIFEREVPVIADGDVDPEFGTGAVYNCTYGDEQDVVWQKRYNLPVIIAINEDGTMNENAGPYAGLKTEEVRKKIAEDLEKMGLLYDKKKVHHRVLRHTERSSCMAPIELLPKTQWFIKVKDFTDEIVKVAEEINWYPSDMFLRLKDWAESMDWDWVISRQRVFGTTLPFWVCKNGHVVPAREEDLPVDPRFDKPPVEKCPVCGAELEPVTDVLDCWIDSSITPLIITRWHEAMKGDEEAKRWFEHNFPTALRPQGTDIIRTWAFYTIFRTYKLTGEKPWNDVLINGMVAGPDGRKMSKSYGNVVAPDEVIPKYGADALRLWTALAPPGEDHPFKWETVDYNYRFLQKVWNIYRFAERHLEGFDPAKAPEELEPIDRWILSRLHRLIKFATEEMERYRFNLLTRELMTFVWHEVADDYIEMIKYRLYGDNEESKLKAKAALYELLYNVMLLLAPLAPHITEELYQEMFKRHIGAKSVHLLEWPKYDEGRISEEAEKLGELAREIVGVMRRYKNSHGLALNAKLRHVAIYATDSYEALKAIEKDIAGTMNIERLEIIQGEPELEERIIEIKPNFRTVGPRYGKLVPKITAYLKENAEEVARALKEAGKVKFEVGGEKVELNKDDVVIRKAVFSEGEEVETAVVGDAVVVFF
- a CDS encoding class I SAM-dependent methyltransferase; the protein is MHELYTVLAEYYDTIYRRRAERVRDEIDFMEELFRKEAEREVKKILDLACGTGIPTLELARRGYNVVGLDLHEEMLTVARRKAEREGLSVEFIQGDALESDFEEEFDAITMFFSSITYFDDSTIHELFNSVKRGLKPGGLFIADFPCWHYGGSSPVVWDERKGDERLIITDWREVEPAFQKLRFKRLVQIVKPDGSVRAFMVDDELNIYTPREMRLLAGKHFRKVKIYGDGHELRPNDRRYWLVAVK
- a CDS encoding aminotransferase class I/II-fold pyridoxal phosphate-dependent enzyme; translation: MLEPVRFSTYHGGAREEGLLDFSASLNHYPPEWLDEMFERARGISNRYPYYAGLEEGLGELLGEPLTVTAGITEALYLLGILTLRGRKVVIPRHTYGEYERVARIFGAEVIKGPNEPEKLAELVERNSVVFFCNPNNPDGRFYRVRELRPLLDAVEDRKALLVLDEAFIDFVEKPESPEGENVVKLRTFTKSYGLPGIRVGYVLGFKEAFGSVRMPWGIGSTGVAFLEFLLKDGFEHLRKTMPLIWREKERIERELGVKSDANFFIKNVGNAGVTVERLKERGILVRNCESFGLPEFVRFSVRRSEENDKLIEAFRELEVEF
- the cbiB gene encoding adenosylcobinamide-phosphate synthase CbiB — translated: MEVLTVFLLALLWDLLLGEPPALAHPVVWFGKMAGFLDKRWKRKSPLPDFIAGTLVALIVVIFALALSLIPPYLPSPLGYALAVYLLKSSFAIRSLHEHVVRTITGDIGEKRKAVSMIVSRDTRALNEAHLNSAAIESLAENLNDSVIAPLLYFLLFGLPGALLYRAVNTLDAMLGYRNERYEYFGKFSARLDDLLNFIPARLTVLLYILLGGRRVLKYYRLARFKLNSDKPMAAMSAVLGVWLEKPGVYRFPGREPGNEDIVRALRVYWLVVSEWVITIALLLATGVVPCLSP
- a CDS encoding uracil-DNA glycosylase family protein, whose product is MLLPFENLKKVGGVYTNPANLKVIPLALRDWRDFLSLDEKTYGVYARTIYNPGERFLVVNREDERTARELGGLYQELLKDPLRFCREEYHRYQLRVGEFEGLPFANGWPGSGVALVGEAPGRKGCGKTGICFYRDASGMLLRKTLFTLGINPDFVYITNVVKCNPPGNKLKGFGKGELELLEKELEILRPKSIFAIGRTAEKALKRLGFEFRYLKHPAWYVRRGIREPNEEMLEEYSAIGEVFGEWRF
- a CDS encoding PAB0415 family putative ATP pyrophosphatase, yielding MSHEEGIAFFSGGKDGLYAVHLAERKGIKIPYLLTLKTTIGLSPHRENLGALETLAGAIGKKLLTFDMAKGSDALAEFIGSLGVDYIIAGDVLLEDHLRWVERLARKAGVTPFEPLWERDTEELAVEMLEAGFEYAMIAVNKEKLDRAWLGYTFRSVRDLELFLDSNPSVDPIGEMGEFHTVVLRAPLFQERFVLEVFSTEESERYYWLKFRLVGE